A part of Loxodonta africana isolate mLoxAfr1 chromosome 11, mLoxAfr1.hap2, whole genome shotgun sequence genomic DNA contains:
- the LOC104845528 gene encoding zinc finger protein 134 produces the protein MDYKCSECGKAFSRKDTFIQHQRIHTGERPYECSECGKAFSRKDNLVQHRRIHTGEMPYKCSECGRYFSHHSNLIVHQRVHTGARPYECNECGKVFRHKSSLVQHESTHTGESPYDCSECGKSFSHKYILIKHQKIHTEIRPYECIDCGKLFSQSSDLMAHQRVHTGERPFVCSECGKDFIRSSHLVRHKRVHTGERPYECSECGKTYSLSSHLIRHQKVHTVGRL, from the coding sequence ATGGATTACAAGTGCAgcgaatgtgggaaagccttcagccGCAAAGACACATTTATTCAGCACCAGAGAATCCACActggagaaaggccttatgagtgtagtgaatgtgggaaagcattCAGCCGCAAGGACAACCTTGTTCAGCACAGGAGAATCCACACTGGAGAAATGCCTTATAAGTGCAGCGAATGTGGGAGATACTTTAGTCATCACTCCAACCTTATCGTACACCAGAGAGTTCACACTGGTGCAAGGCCTTATGAGTGCAACGAATGTGGGAAGGTCTTCAGACACAAATCCTCACTTGTTCAGCATGAGAGTACCCACACTGGAGAAAGTCCTTATGAttgcagtgaatgtgggaaatCTTTCAGTCACAAGTATATCCTCATTAAACATCAGAAAATTCACACTGAGATAAGACCTTATGAGTGCATTGATTGTGGAAAATTATTTAGTCAAAGTTCTGACCTTATGGCACACCAGAGGGTTCACACTGGTGAAAGGCCTTTTGTGTGCAGCGAATGTGGGAAAGACTTCATCAGAAGTTCCCACCTTGTTCGGCATAAAAGAGTTCATACTGGAGAAAGGCCATATGAgtgcagtgaatgtgggaaaacctACAGCTTAAGCTCCCACCTCATTCGGCACCAGAAAGTTCACACTGTAGGAAGGCTTTAG